A stretch of DNA from Hoeflea ulvae:
TTTCCCTACTCGTCGGCGGCGCTGGCAACCACGACGCTTGAATTCGATCCGGCAAACAACGGATTGCTCACGGCTGGCAGCGCTAAGGACATAACCGTCAGTGTTCCCGGTGGCTCGTCCCTGACCATCGATCTGAAGGACATGACCCAGCTCAATTATGGCTTCACGGTTCAGAACGCCAATGTCGACGGCAACAAGCCCAGCGCCGTGATCGCAGTCGAAGTCGCCGCTGACGGCACCATCTACGCCCAGTACGACGAAGGCGATCTCAAGCCACTCTACCGGATTGCGCTGGCAGATGTGCCCAGCCCCGACAAGCTCAGGCCGCTGGCCGGCAATGTCTATGCGCAGGGCGTCGAGTCCGGCGTCATCACCACCGGTTTTGCCGGATCCGGCTCCTTCGGTTCGATCGTGTCGGGCGCGCTGGAAAGCTCCAATGTTGATCTCGCCCAGGAGCTGACCGACATGATCTCGTCGCAGCGCAGCTACACCGCCAATTCCAAGGTCTTCCAGACAGGTTCCGACCTGATGGACGTCCTCGTGAACCTCAAACGATAGACCGCCGGATCGGGAGGTAGAAGGACCAGCGCATGTCTCTGTCATCGGCGATCAGTACAGCACAGTCATCACTGTCGAATTATTCGACGCAGACGAGCCTGCTGTCGCGCAATATTTCCAATGCGTCCAATCCCGATTACTCCCGGCGCAGCGCGTCGCTGGCCACCTCTTCGGCCGGCGCCCAGGTGGTCAGCATCCAGCGGGCCCAGGACCAGATACTGCTGGAAAAAACCGTTTCCAGCACCGCCACCGCCAGTGGCCAGAACGCTTTGCTCGATGGCCTTGCCAATCTCAAGGACATCATGGGCGGCAACGACTACGAAAGCGCCCCGGCCACCCTTATCTCCTCGATGCGCGACACGCTCGCCACCTATGCTGCAAAGCCGGGTGAAAGCACGCTGGCGCAAACCGCAGTGGCCGATGCCACCACGGTGGCCCTCGGGCTGCGCGATGCCTCTGCCGCGGTGCAGAATGTCCGGCTCGGGGCAGATCAGGAAATCGGCCGTCAGGTCCACACCCTCAATGAACTGCTGTCTCAGTTCGAGGAAGCCAACACCAATGTCTATCGCGGCACCCAGCTCGGCAAGGATGTCAGTGCCGATCTGGACCAGCGCGATTCGGTCCTCAAGAAGATTTCCGAAATCATAGGGGTCACCTCGGTCACCCGCTCCGGCAACGATGTCGCGCTGTACACCAATGACGGCACCACGCTGTTCGAAACGGTGGCGCGCCCGGTAACCTTCGAAGCTTCGCCCGGATTTGCTGCCGGCATCGAAGGCAATGCCATCTATGTCGACGGCGTGCCGCTGGCAGCAGGGCAGGGGGCCACCACCACGGCGCGCGGTTCGCTGCAGGGCCTGATGCAGATCCGCGATGAATATGCGCCGGCGCTGCAGAGCCAGCTTGACGAGATTGCCCGCGCCCTGGTTGTCACCTTTGCCGAGAAAGACCAGTCCGGCGGTCTGCCCGATCAGCCGGGACTGTTCACATGGTCCGGCGGCACCATGCCCGGCGGAACCATGGTGCCCGGCATCGCCGCTACAATCAAAGTCAATCCGGCACTGGTGCCCTCGGCTGGCGGCAATCCGCAATTGCTGCGCGATGGCGGGATCAATGGCGCCGCCTATATCGCCAACACCACGGGCGCTGCCGGCTTTACCTCCCAGCTCGATGCCTATGTGGTCGCGCTCGGCACGCCGATGACGTTCGACGCCGCCGCCGGGCTCGACACCAGCGCCAGCGTTCTGGATTTTGCCGCCGATTCCGTCGGCTGGCTCGAGCTCAACCGCAGCGAGGCCAGCGCCGCCTCGGAAACCCGCGAAGCGACCCGGTTCAGGGCCGTCGAGGCGCATTCCAACGCCACCGGTGTGTCGCTGGATGAAGAAATGTCGATGCTGCTCGAGCTTGAACAGTCCTACAAGGCGTCCGCACGCATCATTTCGGTCGTCGATGAAATGCTTCGCTCCCTGCTGGCAGCGGTAGGATAGGATCATGAAAACCAGTTTCATTTCCAACCAGGCCATGCAGAACGCGATGCGATTGACCATCAGTCGCGGCCAGAACGAAGTGCAGAAGCTGCAGACCGAGATCGTCACCGGCCGCCATGCCGATGTCGGTCTGGCGCTCGGCGCGCGCACCTCCAACAGCGTCACGCTCAACCACAATGTCGAACGTCTCAAGGGCGTGCAGGATTCCAACTCGCTGGTGACCCAGCGGCTGTCCGCATCCCAGTTGGCCCTCGACCTGATGGCCGACAGCGCGCAGCAGATGCTCGAGGCGTTTATCTCTGTCAACGGCGCCGACGATGCCGACCGGCTGGCCATTGCCCGCCGCGATGTCGAGGCCTCGCTGGGCTCTTTCACGGTGGCTGCCAACACCTCGTCAAACGGCGAATATCTGTTCTCCGGCATCAATTCGAGCCAGAAGCCGCTTGATGATTATTTTGGCCCGGGGTCCCCTGCAAAGGCAGCCTTCGACACCACCTTCTCGACCCATTTCGGCTTCACCCAGAGCGACCCGCAGGTCGCAAACATCTCCGTCGCCGACATGGATGATTTCATCACCAATGTTCTCGAGCCCGCCTTCAGCGGCGCCGACTGGAACAGCAATTGGTCAAGCGCCTCCGACACCAACATGTCGAGCCGCATCCTCGACAACGAGGTGGTCGATTCAGGCACCAATGCGAATTCGGCCGGCATGCGCAACTTTGCGCTGGCTGCAGTGATCGGGCTGGAACTTCTCGCGGCGCCGATTTCCAGCGAGGTGCGCGTTGCGCTCAATGCCGGGGCGATCGAATATGCCGGGCAGGCGGTGACCGGAATCGACAACCAGCGCAGCACGCTCGGCCTCTCCGAAAACCGGGTGACCAAGGCCAATGTTTCGCTGCAGTCCCAAATCGAGATTCTCACCCTGCATCTGGGCGATATCGAGGGTGTGGACGCCTATGAAGCGTCCACACGCATGCAAACTCTGCTGACACAGGTCGAGACGTCCTACACGCTCACGGCTCGTATCCAACAATTAAGTCTTATGAATTACCTGTAACCGTGTCTCCCGGAGTTGCCGGGCAAAATGGACAAACATGAAGGGCGTCTGAATGTACCAGTTTTCCTATGCGGATGTTCAGGAGGATGGTGTTGCCGAAGCGCGCGAACGCGAGCGCGAAGCGATCAATCATTCCATTACCCTGTTGACTGCAGCCAAAGCCAATGGCCTCGAATCCCGCGATGCAATCGAAGCGGTCTACTTCGTCAGCCGGCTTTGGGTTCGATTTGTCGAGGACCTCGCGGCGCCTGACAACGAATTGGCCGAAGAGCTTCGCGCGAACCTCATCTCCATAGGGATTTGGGTCATCAAGGAAGCCGAACGCATCCGGATGCGCCAGTCGGACAATTTCCAGGGCATCATCGACATCTCGATCATCATCAGGGACGGGCTGAAATGAAAAGTTCACTTCGCATTTCGCTCAAGGCCGGCGAACGCATCTTCATCAACGGAGCCGTGCTTCGGGTCGATCGCAAGGTCGCGCTGGAATTTCTCAACGACGTGACGTTCCTGCTGGAAAACCACGTGCTGCAGCCTGAGCAGGCGACAACGCCGCTCAAGCAGCTCTATTTCATCGTTCAGATGATGCTGATCAACCCCGAAGGCGCCGAGCAGTCGATGGGCATGTTCCGCAAGTCCGTGGTCATGCTACTGACCTGCTTCAAGGACGAGGAAGTGCTGGTCGAACTCAAGCACATCGACGGCATGGTCACCCAGGGCCGCGCCTTCGAGGCGCTCAAGGCGATCCGAGCGCTTTACCCGGTTGAAGAGCAGATCATCAACTCGTCGGCGATGCCTGCCGGCGTCATCGACAAGATTCGCAAGGAGCTGGCCCCATGGTCGTAGATACAGTATCCGCCGCCGCTTCCGCCACCGGCACTTCGGCCGCGGACAACGCCTCCAAGAAGAGCGCGCTCGATTATGACACCTTCCTGACGCTGCTGGTTCAGCAGATGAAGAGCCAGGACCCGACCGATCCGATGGATGCGACCGACCAGATCGCCCAGCTCGCCACCTTCAGCCAGGTGGAACAGACGATCCAGACCAATAAGAACTTGGAAATGCTGCTGCAATCCTCGACGCTGAACCAGGCCGGATCGATCATCGGCCGCACCATCACCAATGCCGACGCCTCCATCACCGGCACCATTGAGCAGGTCAAGGTCTATTCCGACGGCCTGGTGGCAGTGCTTCAGAACGGCAGCCAGGTTGTGGTCGGCGCGGGCGTGACGATCCAGTAAGATGAATGAAGCCGACGCGCTAGATATCGTCCAGACCATGATCTGGACCGTGCTGATCTGCTCGGGTCCGGCGGTCTTCGTGGCTATGTTTGTCGGGGTCGGCATCGCCTTCGTTCAGGCCTTGACCCAGGTTCAGGAAATCACCCTGACCTTCGTCCCCAAGATCGTCGCCATCCTGGTCACGGTCGCCATTTCAGCGCCCTTCGTCGGCGCCCAGATCTCGACCTTCACCAACATCGTCTTCCAGCGCATCGAAACCGGTTTCTGATCCTTTTCGGGCCGTACCGCGGTTGGCCGGCACGATCGTTCGCACCGGCTCGCCGGGGCGCGCGGATCCCCCCGCGTTTCTGACACTTTCGCACAAGCTTCACCGGCTAGGGTCGGCGTGACCAATTGCGCGGGCATGATGCCGGCGCCGTGATCCGGAGCTTCGCATATATGGCCGATCCGCAGGCGCTGGCGATACAAAAGTCCGCTTTCCAGGGCAAGGACATGGGCTTTGCCTTCGGCATTGTCGTCATTCTGTCCATTCTGTTCCTGCCGATTCCGGCCTTTCTGATCGATATCGGCCTGGCGTTTTCGATCGCCTTCTCGGTGCTCATCCTGATGGTGGCATTGTGGATCCAGCGGCCGCTCGATTTCTCCTCTTTTCCCACCATTCTCCTCATCGCCACGATGATGCGGTTGTCGCTCAATATCGCGACCACCCGCGTCATCCTGTCCGAAGGCCATCTCGGCTCGGATGCGGCCGGTCAGGTGATCGGCGGGTTCTCGCAGATGGTCATGTCCGGCGACTTCGTCATCGGCCTGATCGTCTTTCTGATTCTGGTCACGGTGAACTTCATCGTCATCACCAAGGGCGCCACCCGCATCGCCGAAGTCGGCGCCCGATTCACGCTCGATGCCATTCCGGGCAAGCAAATGGCCATCGATGCCGACCTTTCTGCCGGTATGATTAACGAAAAGCAGGCGCATGACCGGCGCAAGGAGCTGGAGATGGAAAGTTCCTTCTTCGGATCCATGGATGGCGCCTCCAAATTCGTGCGCGGCGACGCCATCGCCGGCCTGCTGATCACCGGCATCAACATGTTCGGCGGAATCGTCATCGGCTATGCCCGTCACGACATGCAGATCGGCGAAGCCGCGGACGTGTTTGTCCGGCTTTCGGTCGGCGACGGACTGGTCAGCCAGATCCCCGCGCTGATCGTGTCGCTCGCCGCCGGCCTGCTGGTCTCCCGCGGCGGCCAGCTCGGCTCGACCGATGAAGCGGTGATCGATCAGCTCGGCGGCTATCCGCGTGCGCTGTTTGCGGCTTCAGGCCTGCTGTTCCTGCTGGCGGTGATGCCGGGCCTGCCGTTCCTGCCCTTCATGCTGCTCGGCTCCGGCCTCGCATTCGGAAGCTGGATCATCCCGCGGCAGCGCGACCAGAAGGCCCGCGACGAGGCCCAGGAGATCCACCGCAGCCAGCAGGACGAAAAGGACAAGGAAAAGGATTCGGTCAAGTCGATCCTGAAGACCGCCGAAATCGAGTTGGTGCTGGGCAAGCAGGTCGCCACCAAGCTGCTCGGCTCGCACGAGGAACTGGCCTTCCGCGTCTCCAAGATGCGCAAGAAATTCGCCACCCAATACGGTTTCGTCGTGCCCGAGATCAAGGTCTCCGACGACATCTCGATCAAGGACAAGAGCTACCAGATCCGCATTCACGGCACCACGGTTGCCGCCAATGACCTCAGGGTCGGCGAGCTTCTGGTGGTGCTGCAGGGCAAGCGCCGGCCGTCGCTGCCGGGCGACGAGATCCGCGAACCGGCCTTCGGCCTGCCAGCGCTGTCGATCCCGGAAAGCTTTGCCGAAGATCTCAAGCGCGAGGGCTTCCAGCCGATCGACAATGTCTCGGTGGTGCTGACCCATCTCTCCGAGGTGATCCGCAACAACCTGCCGCAATTGCTGTCCTACAAGGACATGAAGATCCTCATCGACCGGCTCGATCCGGAATACCGCAAGCTGGCCGACGAGATCTGCACATCGCACATGTCCTATTCCGGCTTCCAGGCCGTGCTCAAGCTGCTGCTTGCCGAACGCGTCTCGATCCGCAATCTGCATCTCATTCTCGAGGCCGTCGCCGAGCTCGCGCCGCACGTGCGCAAGACCGAGCAGATCGTCGAACATGTCCGCATCCGCATGGCCCAGCAGCTCTGCGGCGACATCGCCCGCAATGGCCAGCTCAATGTGCTCAGGCTGGGCAGCCGCTGGGACCTGGCCTTCCACCAGGCGCTCAAACGCGATCCCAAGGGCGAGGTCATCGAATTCGACATCGACCCGCGCATGCTCGAGGAGTTTTCCGAAGAGGCCACCAAGGTGATCCGCGAGCACATGGACAAGGGCGTGCCCTTCGTGCTCGTCACCTCTCCGGATTCGCGCCCCTATGTGCGCATGATCATCGAGCGGATCTTCGCCACCCTGCCGGTGCTGTCCCATGTGGAAATCGCGAGGGGCATCGAGATCAAGCTACTCGGCTCGATCTCGTGATCGAGGATCCCGAGGGCACGGTCCTGGCGCTGTTTGCCACCTTCTGTCGGATCGGCGGCTGTTTCATGGTGCTGCCGGGTTTTGCCAGCTTCCGGGTTCCCATGCAGTTCCGCCTGCTGCTCGCCGCCGCCATCTCGATGGCGCTGCTGCCGATCCTGTGGGACACGGTCTATCCCCGGGTCCAGGGCGGCGACAGCGTCTACATTCTCCTGGTCGGCGCGGAACTGCTGATCGGCGTCACCCTTGGCCTGATCGCGCGCTACATTGTGCTGGCGCTGCAATTTGCCGGCACCGCCATCTCCATGGCGATCGGCTTCAACGCCGCACCGGCAAACGGCATCCTCGAGAATGAACCGGAGGGCCATGTCACCGCGGTGATCACCGTGACGGCGCTGATGGTGCTGTTTCTCGGCGATTTCCACCATCTGGTGATCACCTCGCTGGTCCGGTCCTATTCCTTCATGCCGATGGATTCCGGCTTCGAGGCCCGTATGGCGCTGATGACCCTGACCGACACCCTCAACGGCGCCTTCATGCTGGTGCTCCGGCTGGCCAGCCCCTTCCTCGTCTATGGCCTGATCTTCAATCTGTCGATCGGCATGGTCAACAAGCTGGCGCCGCAGATCCCGGTCTATTTCATCTCGATTCCGTTCATCCTGTTTGGCGGGCTGGTGCTGTTCTTCTTCGGCTCCACCACCTTCTTCTCGCTTTTCCTTGCCGGCTTCGAGCCGCTGTTTACCGGGTTGCCCTGATATGGCCGGATCACGTGCAGACAAGCTTGCCCGCCTCGTCCGGGTCCAGCGCCAGATCGAGCGGATGACCGAAAGCGAGCTGTCGCTGACATTGCGGGCGCAGGTCGTCACCGAGGAGACCCAGGCCGCTCTGGTCGACGCGGTCGGTTCCTTCGACCCGGTCCATGCCGCCATGTCGCATCAATATGCGCTGCGGTTCCAGCGGCTTTCTGCCCGCGCCCAGCAGCTCACCGGCGTCCGGGCGATGCAGGAGCGGCGGATGCTGACCGAAAAGACCAAGGCCGACCGCCTCGCCGATCAGGCGGCGGAGGCGGCCGAAGACGAGGACCGCATTGCCGAGGACGAGGCCCTGCTCGACCTGATCGAAGCCTCGCTCGGCGCCAGGGCGTCATCCTATTGAACGATCGCAACGCTGCTTTCCGCGGCCCGCGCTGACCGGCACAAGGCCAGCGTAAGCTTCATCAGCCACAATGGTGGCGATCATTTCCGGTCAGGCGTTACGAGGGAAGCTCTTTGTCCATACAAACGGCAACCGATCTCATTCTGGACGTGGTGAAGGCGGCCGATCCCGCCGTTGCCCGCCGGGCGGAATCCATGCTCGAAATGGCCTCCACCCGCAAATCGGCGCAGGACGCGGCAACCCCGGCCTTCCAGCGCCAGCTGCTGGCGTCTGCCGAACCCATGGCGGTCATGGTGAGCCAGGAGGAAGCGGACGCCGCAGTCGGCAAGAATGCCCAATCCTACGAGCGCTTCGAGGCCATGGTTCTGCAGAACTTCATCGGCAGCATGCTGCCCTCCGACAGCGAAGAGCTCTACGGCAAGGGCACCGCCGGCGAGATCTGGAAATCGATGATGGCCGAGCAGCTCGGTGCGGTGCTGGCCAAGGGCGGCGGCATCGGCATTGCCGCGCGCATGCTGGCTGACCGCTTCACCCCCGGCCTGACGCCCGAATCCGCCGATGGTGTCGCCTCCAATGTTTCCAACCGCGCCACCAGCCTGGTCAATGAAGTTCAAAAGGACATCTTTGCGGATATTTCCGCAACCGGTGAGCCAGCCGATACACCCCAAGACTCCGGCCGGAGGGCCTAATCAAGATGAGCGAACTCGCATCCCGTGATCACCGTGTCGAGAGCGTCCTGCTCCGCCTCGAAGCCATTATCGATACCGAAAATGCCGCCATCGGCTCGGATCCGAAATTCGATCTCAAACAGTCCAACGCCATCAAGAGCCGCTGTCTCTACGACATGACCATGCTGTTCAAGGACATCAATCCCGACCGGCTCGACAAGGCCCATCTCGGCCATCTCAAGGCCGTCAAGGCCAAGCTCGACATCAACAGCCTCAAGGTCGGTGCGCACATGGAAGCGGTGCGCGGCATCACCGACATGATCAAGTCGACGGTCACCGAATCCGAAGCCGACGGCACCTATTCGGCCGACCAGTTCAGGGCCTATGATCTGTCATGATCAAACTGCTGGTCACCGGCGTCTGGATCACCGCCGTGGCGCTGGCGTCGGTCTATTTCTCGATCCAGTCCACCAACACCAAGGAAAGCGCCGAGCCCGAAGCCGACATGTTCGGCGGGCTCGAAACGATCCGTGGCGAAGTCACCTCGATTCCGGTGATCAGCGATGGAGCCGTGCAGGGCTATTTCCTCACCCGGCTGTCCTACACGGTCGATACCGACAAGTCCGACCTGCTGACCATTCCGCTGCAGGTTCTGGTCATCGACGAGCTCTACAGCGCGCTCGTGGGCGAACAGCTCATCGATTTTCCCAGCCTGAGCAAATTCAATCTCGAAGCCTTTAAGGTGCATATCCGCGAAGCCCTCAACGCGCGGCTGGGCGAGATGGTGTTTCACGACATCATCGTCGAACAGATCGATTTCCTGTCGAAATCCGATATCCGCTCGAACATGCGCGAGGGCCGCTTCACCATGAAGGCCGGCGAACCGATCGGCCAGGTCGATGCCGCACCGGAAGGCGCTTCGCCCGGCCACTGAACCGAGCCTTGAGCGTGAGATTTCCAGACCTTCGACCGGATACCGCAAGCGTCCTGCCGGTTCTCGATTCCGCCTCACGCGGCCCGGATCAGTTGCTTTCGGGGTTGCGGTATTGCTCGTTGACCATGCCGAACTCTTCCATCAGCCGCCCCAGCGCCACCTGGATGTGATAGAGCCCGATCACAGCCGAGCCGGTCTGCACCCCCAGCCGCAATCCGCGCCAGGGCGCCACCGCCAGCAGCGCCACCGATTTGAGGATGGTGCGGGCGCGCCCGGGAATGCCGGGCCTCTGGCGCTTTTCGAGGATCGAGGAAATTGCTCCGTTGCGCAGCGAGCGGGCATTGAGCCAGGAAAATTCGGCCCGGCGCGCCGGCAGGGTTTCCATCACCGCAGCCTCCGCGCTCCAGCCGAAGCTGAAGCCGCGGGCCTTTGCCCGGCGGTAGAAATCGCTGTCGCCGCCGCCGATGAAATTGAAGGCCGGGTCAAGATAGGGTCTGGGCATGATGTCGAGAACCGATCTCGAAATCAGCACATTGCCGGAAGAATACAGGATCGGCACCAGCCCGGTCTCGCTGTAATGCGGGGTGAACACCGGATGCTTGCGCCAGCCATTGAGCGCGCTGTCGGCAAACACCGGAACCTGCGGGCCGCCAATCAGGTCCGCGCCGGTCTTCTGCGCCGTCGACAGCAGGCCCGAAAGCCAGTCGGGGCCGGCGATCTCGTCATCATCGATCACGGCGATATGGGTCAGCCGGGGAAATTCGGCCAGGGCGGTTTCCCATCCGGCATTGTAGGCATGGCAGTTGCCGCGCTGATGCGCGACGATGACGATGCCCTTGATCGACGCGGTCTGCAGCCATTCGGCCGCGGCCTGCGCCCCCTGCAGGCCCTCGGCATCATTGTCCATGATCACCACGGCGGTCTCCGCGCCCAGACCCTGCGCCTGCAGCGAATCCAGTGTCGTGATCAGGTGATCCGGCCGGCGGAAGGTCGGCACCGTCACGACAATTCGGACGCTGTCGGGCTTGAGCGCCGGGGAGCGGGCATGCTCGGTAACGGTACTGTGGTCTGGCGCCATGGCTGAACATCCGAATTGACAGGACGCCATCCAACCACATGAATCTGAAAATAGCCTGAAGCTGTCCCGCCATATTTGAAATGCGGGTTTAAGCCGATGTTCAAATCCTGCGGCTACAGTGCGGGGCAACAGTGGAACCGCCCCATGCATTTCGTCTTCATCTCATCGCTCGTCCCGGTCGCAGCGCCCGCCTCGGGCTACGACATCGCCAACCGGGTCATTGTCGATGCCATCCGGCTGATCGGTCACACGGTCTCGGTCATCGGCTTCCTGCAGCCCGGCCACCAGCCCGCCGAACCGGACCAGACCCGGCTCTTGGGTCAGCTTGAAGTCACCAATGCCCGGGTCGGCAAATGGCAAAAGGCGCTTTGGCTCAAGGATGCCTTCCTCCATGGCGAGCCGGTGTCGGTTGCCAAGATGCATGCGGCGAGCCCGGCGCAAATCCGCGCGGCGCTCGATGATTGCGGCGCGATCGACGGGCTCATCCTCAATTCCGTGCAATTGCCCGGCGCATTCCTCGATGTGTTCAAGGCCTGGCCCTGCGTGTTTGTCGCCCACAATGTCGAAGCCCGCAGTGCTGCCGACAATGCCGCAAATGCAAGCAATCCGCTGACCCGGCAGCTGTTTTCCCGCGACGCGCGGCTGCTTGCGCGGCTCGAAGGCGCGCTGTGCAAGGCCTCCCGTCATGTCTTCACCCTTGCCAAGGCCGACCTGCAGGAGCTCGGAGTCGGGCAGGGGGATCGTGCTTCCGTGTTGCCGCTGGTCACCTCGGTGACGCCGCCCGAGGGACCGGCGCCGCGCGCACCGCTTTATGATGCGGGGATGATCGGATCCTGGACCTGGGCCGCCAATCGCGCCGGCCTGGACTGGTTCCTCTCCGAGATCGTGCCGCGCCTGCCGGAGGACTTCACCATCGCGATCGCCGGCGGCTATGGCGCCACCCCGCCGCCGGCGCCAGGCAATGTCCGGTTTCTCGGCCGCGTTGACGACGCCCGTGCATTCGTCCGCGCCTGCCGCATCATCCCGCTGATTTCGCGCACCGGCACCGGCGTGCAGCTTAAGACCATCGAGACCTTCGAGATGGGACTGCCTTCGGTGGCGACACAGAACGCCCTGCGCGGCATTGCCGCCCGGCCGGAAAACTGCGTAGCGGCCGAAGAGCCCGCAGCCTTCGCTGCCGCGCTCAGCAACCTGGTCGACCGCGCGCGAGCCGGAGAAGCGCTCGACGGCGACGGCCGTGCCTTTCACGCGCGCCAGCTCGACGGCCTTACCGCCGCGCTGGCCTCCGGCCTGGCGCAGTGCCGGCCGCATGGTTAACAAATTGAACCTCCGGGTTTAACTGCATTGGGGGAATGGCAATGCGCAGCCATTTCGAAAGTGCTAACACCACAGCCAATGGTGACCCGGTACGGGACACCTGCATTGCAAGCGCATCGGGAGGCATCATGCCGGACCAGACTGAGCATCGCGACATCATCGGCATCCGTGTCGCAGCCTTTGGCTGGCGCCAGGCGCTCGCCGAACTGCAGCGCATTCTCGCTGAAAACGGCCCGCAGCGCGTCTACAATTTCCTCAACGCCAACAATGCCAATCTGGCCATGCGCGATCCGGTGTTCCGGCAGGGCCTGAGCCGCTGCGAAGTGCTGCCCGACGGCCTGGGCGTCGACATCGCCTCGCGGGCCCTGCACGGCAAGACCTTTCCCGCCAATCTCAACGGCACCGATTTCATTCCGGCGCTGCTGGTGCACACCGAACGCCCGTTGAAGGTGGCGCTGATCGGCGCCCGCCCGGACATACTCGAACGTGCCCTGGGCCAGTTCCGGCGCTCGACCCCCTGGCATGAATTCCACGCCGTCTCCGATGGCTATTTCGACAAGAGCAACAGCGCGCCGGTGCTCGACCGGCTTGCCGCCATCGATCCCGACATCACCCTGGTGGCGATGGGCAGCCCCTCGCAGGAGATCTGGATCGACGCCAATATCCGCCAGGGCCATGGCCGCGTGGTCTTCGGTGTCGGCGCCCTGTTCGATTTCGTCTCCGGCGAAATCCGCCGCGCGCCGCAGATGATGCGTGACCTCAGGCTGGAATGGGTCTGGCGGCTGGCGCAGGAACCGTCGCGGCTGTGGTACCGCTATGTGGTCGGCAATCCGCTTTTTCTCTACCATGTCTTCCGTTACAAGTTCTTCGGCGCGGGCCGAACCCCAAAAGCTCCTGTCTGAGAGGTCTTTTCATGCGCGGCGCGGTACCTGACACCCTGACGGCCTTGCGGAGCGCGCCATGAAGACGGCCGTCATGACCGCCTCCTATGTCGGCGATTTCGACCGCTGTGCGCTTCTGTGCGAAAGCATGGACCGGTTCATGCAGGGGCAGTGGCACCACTATCTGCTGGTCGACCGCGCCGACGTCTCGCTGTTTGCCCCGCTGGCCGGCGAAAAGCGCACGGTGATCAGCGAAGCCGATCTGTTCCCGGCCTGGCTGCGCTCCTTTCCCGATCCGCTGAGCCTGGGCCGGCGCCGGCTCTGGCTGAGCCCGTTCTCGCTGCCCCTGCGCGGCTGGCATGCGCAGCAGTTGCGCCGTCTCGCCATGGCCCGTCATGTCGATGCGGACATGCTGCTGTCGGTTGATTCCGATGTCGTGCTGGTGCGCCCCTTTGATGGCGCCTCCCTTTGGAACGGCGACAGGATGCGGATGTTCCGCGCCGACAATGGTGCGGTCGACGCCACGCCCGGCCATCTGGCCTGGCTCGCCCATGCCGGCGGCATTCTCGGCCTGCCGCGCCGGCCTGAGCCTGCGCATGACTACATCTCCAACATGGTGCCCTGGCGCGTCGACACCGCGCGCGCGCTGCTCGACCACCTCGAGGCGTTCAACCATGAAAGCTGGATCCGCGCTGTCATCTCCTCGCGCGATATTTCCGAATGCATGATCTATGGCCGCTATGTCGACGAGATCCTCGACGGCGCCGGCCACACGCCCGATGCGCGGTCGCTGTCCCATGTGCTGTGGTTCAGGGAAACCTTTCCGCAAACCGCCGAGGGCCTTGCCGAATTCATGCAGGGGCTGCGGCCCGACCAGGTCGCCATCGGGGTGCAGTCCTTCGTCGACCATTCCCTGGCCGACATCCGCCGCGTCGCATTCTCGGTCACCGACGGCTAGGGTACAAAAGGCCGTTCAGATCGGTCGCAGCCGCGCCGTGCGCAAGGCCCGGTAGGTCAGCAGCGCCGACTGCAGATACAGCACGAAAAATGCGACATTGAGCAGT
This window harbors:
- the flhA gene encoding flagellar biosynthesis protein FlhA, giving the protein MADPQALAIQKSAFQGKDMGFAFGIVVILSILFLPIPAFLIDIGLAFSIAFSVLILMVALWIQRPLDFSSFPTILLIATMMRLSLNIATTRVILSEGHLGSDAAGQVIGGFSQMVMSGDFVIGLIVFLILVTVNFIVITKGATRIAEVGARFTLDAIPGKQMAIDADLSAGMINEKQAHDRRKELEMESSFFGSMDGASKFVRGDAIAGLLITGINMFGGIVIGYARHDMQIGEAADVFVRLSVGDGLVSQIPALIVSLAAGLLVSRGGQLGSTDEAVIDQLGGYPRALFAASGLLFLLAVMPGLPFLPFMLLGSGLAFGSWIIPRQRDQKARDEAQEIHRSQQDEKDKEKDSVKSILKTAEIELVLGKQVATKLLGSHEELAFRVSKMRKKFATQYGFVVPEIKVSDDISIKDKSYQIRIHGTTVAANDLRVGELLVVLQGKRRPSLPGDEIREPAFGLPALSIPESFAEDLKREGFQPIDNVSVVLTHLSEVIRNNLPQLLSYKDMKILIDRLDPEYRKLADEICTSHMSYSGFQAVLKLLLAERVSIRNLHLILEAVAELAPHVRKTEQIVEHVRIRMAQQLCGDIARNGQLNVLRLGSRWDLAFHQALKRDPKGEVIEFDIDPRMLEEFSEEATKVIREHMDKGVPFVLVTSPDSRPYVRMIIERIFATLPVLSHVEIARGIEIKLLGSIS
- a CDS encoding glycosyltransferase family 2 protein, with protein sequence MAPDHSTVTEHARSPALKPDSVRIVVTVPTFRRPDHLITTLDSLQAQGLGAETAVVIMDNDAEGLQGAQAAAEWLQTASIKGIVIVAHQRGNCHAYNAGWETALAEFPRLTHIAVIDDDEIAGPDWLSGLLSTAQKTGADLIGGPQVPVFADSALNGWRKHPVFTPHYSETGLVPILYSSGNVLISRSVLDIMPRPYLDPAFNFIGGGDSDFYRRAKARGFSFGWSAEAAVMETLPARRAEFSWLNARSLRNGAISSILEKRQRPGIPGRARTILKSVALLAVAPWRGLRLGVQTGSAVIGLYHIQVALGRLMEEFGMVNEQYRNPESN
- a CDS encoding glycosyltransferase, which encodes MHFVFISSLVPVAAPASGYDIANRVIVDAIRLIGHTVSVIGFLQPGHQPAEPDQTRLLGQLEVTNARVGKWQKALWLKDAFLHGEPVSVAKMHAASPAQIRAALDDCGAIDGLILNSVQLPGAFLDVFKAWPCVFVAHNVEARSAADNAANASNPLTRQLFSRDARLLARLEGALCKASRHVFTLAKADLQELGVGQGDRASVLPLVTSVTPPEGPAPRAPLYDAGMIGSWTWAANRAGLDWFLSEIVPRLPEDFTIAIAGGYGATPPPAPGNVRFLGRVDDARAFVRACRIIPLISRTGTGVQLKTIETFEMGLPSVATQNALRGIAARPENCVAAEEPAAFAAALSNLVDRARAGEALDGDGRAFHARQLDGLTAALASGLAQCRPHG
- a CDS encoding rod-binding protein, translating into MSIQTATDLILDVVKAADPAVARRAESMLEMASTRKSAQDAATPAFQRQLLASAEPMAVMVSQEEADAAVGKNAQSYERFEAMVLQNFIGSMLPSDSEELYGKGTAGEIWKSMMAEQLGAVLAKGGGIGIAARMLADRFTPGLTPESADGVASNVSNRATSLVNEVQKDIFADISATGEPADTPQDSGRRA
- the fliR gene encoding flagellar biosynthetic protein FliR encodes the protein MIEDPEGTVLALFATFCRIGGCFMVLPGFASFRVPMQFRLLLAAAISMALLPILWDTVYPRVQGGDSVYILLVGAELLIGVTLGLIARYIVLALQFAGTAISMAIGFNAAPANGILENEPEGHVTAVITVTALMVLFLGDFHHLVITSLVRSYSFMPMDSGFEARMALMTLTDTLNGAFMLVLRLASPFLVYGLIFNLSIGMVNKLAPQIPVYFISIPFILFGGLVLFFFGSTTFFSLFLAGFEPLFTGLP